A stretch of the Sphingosinithalassobacter tenebrarum genome encodes the following:
- a CDS encoding adenosylcobinamide-GDP ribazoletransferase: protein MTRLILALQLMTRLPLPDVKADSRDFAAAIRWFPAAGLIVGVGVAAATWIGALRDPWLGALFGLVTWVAVTGALHLDGLGDIADAVGAAHRDPERLIAILSDSRTGTFAVVVIGLQLAAKLVLLQCMAEAELFWPLIAIAAIARTGPLCWTRALPRLHDGLAARFTDGLTLAPLVLWVAASLLIGAFAPPLLIAPALWLAWGLWIRWRLGGISGDGHGAGIELVESALMLAVVIAA, encoded by the coding sequence ATGACGAGACTGATCCTCGCGCTGCAATTGATGACGCGGCTTCCGCTGCCGGACGTGAAAGCCGACAGTCGCGACTTCGCCGCCGCGATTCGCTGGTTTCCGGCGGCGGGGCTGATCGTCGGCGTCGGCGTCGCGGCCGCGACATGGATCGGCGCGCTGCGCGATCCGTGGCTGGGCGCGCTGTTCGGTCTGGTAACCTGGGTGGCGGTCACCGGCGCGCTGCATCTCGACGGGCTGGGCGACATCGCCGATGCAGTGGGTGCGGCGCATCGCGATCCCGAACGGCTGATCGCGATATTGTCCGATTCGCGCACCGGCACCTTCGCGGTGGTCGTCATCGGCCTGCAACTCGCGGCGAAGCTGGTTCTTCTGCAATGCATGGCCGAAGCGGAACTGTTCTGGCCGCTGATCGCCATCGCGGCCATCGCACGCACGGGGCCGCTGTGCTGGACCCGCGCGCTGCCGCGACTCCATGACGGCCTCGCGGCGCGCTTCACGGACGGCCTGACTCTCGCGCCGCTTGTCCTGTGGGTGGCGGCAAGTCTGCTGATCGGCGCATTCGCGCCTCCGCTTCTGATCGCGCCCGCGCTGTGGCTGGCATGGGGGCTATGGATCCGGTGGCGGCTGGGCGGCATTTCGGGCGACGGGCACGGCGCGGGAATCGAACTGGTCGAAAGCGCCCTGATGCTTGCCGTCGTGATCGCGGCATGA
- a CDS encoding histidine phosphatase family protein: MSGFALHLLRHGEAAGAGCLLGHGDGPPLKSGVRACLERAAGLDIRQVLASDLSRAAEPARRIATAARLPLRIDPRWRELDFGQWDGQSASDIDPVALGAFWKDPDASPPPGGERWSALRGRVTAALADITGPTLVVAHAGSVRAALSCLLDLSHRQCWSIALPYGALISLVIRNDGAQRSAQITGLVT; this comes from the coding sequence ATGAGCGGCTTTGCGCTCCATCTGCTCCGCCACGGCGAGGCGGCAGGCGCCGGGTGCCTGCTCGGCCACGGCGATGGCCCGCCCCTGAAAAGCGGCGTGCGGGCCTGTCTCGAACGGGCTGCCGGTTTGGATATCCGCCAGGTTCTTGCGTCCGACCTCTCCCGCGCCGCCGAACCCGCGCGCCGCATCGCAACGGCGGCGCGCCTGCCCTTGCGCATCGACCCGCGCTGGCGCGAGCTGGATTTCGGTCAGTGGGACGGCCAATCCGCCTCCGACATCGATCCCGTCGCGCTCGGCGCTTTCTGGAAGGACCCCGACGCCAGTCCGCCGCCGGGCGGGGAACGCTGGTCGGCGCTGCGCGGCCGGGTGACAGCGGCGCTGGCGGACATCACCGGGCCCACCCTGGTGGTCGCCCATGCGGGATCGGTCCGCGCCGCGCTGTCCTGCCTGCTAGACCTGAGCCACCGGCAATGCTGGAGCATCGCCCTACCCTATGGCGCGCTGATATCGCTCGTCATCCGCAACGACGGCGCACAGCGCAGCGCGCAAATTACCGGGCTCGTCACATGA
- a CDS encoding tyrosine-type recombinase/integrase has protein sequence MQANGYLIPANGATNHAPARSGDGRGSGENAKPSNRVRLNGNIVRRKPGVRIREYWDVDLPGFGLRVNPGGRRTWFVLFRQRGKLRRVSLGTSRDISPATARRLARAKLAEVALDGLPTRKKARAAQKSDVPLLRDYAERFWADYSRHWKPSTRKRNESAIFKEILGAFGDRRIDDLAKGDILFWRDSFVERPGVFNRTLPVFSVMMGYAERLGLRPRGSNPCKGTPRYKRKPMERFLSPHEYSRLATALQDYEAEQPLYVAAIRLLIFTGARCGEIEQLRWEWVQEPRLMLPDSKTGAKIVYLNRQAIEVIASLPDRKSTGLLFPSFRNPDKPISLGIHWPKIRNRAALPDVRLHDLRHSFASVAIRDNISLMVIGKLLGHALAETTTRYAHLSDEIVADAAERVSGSIARLIGVGQ, from the coding sequence ATGCAAGCAAATGGCTATCTGATACCAGCGAATGGAGCCACGAATCATGCCCCAGCACGATCCGGTGATGGGCGTGGGAGTGGTGAAAACGCAAAGCCGAGCAATCGGGTAAGGCTCAACGGCAATATCGTTCGGCGTAAACCGGGCGTGCGCATCCGCGAGTATTGGGATGTTGACCTGCCGGGCTTTGGCCTGCGGGTAAATCCCGGCGGCAGGCGGACATGGTTTGTCCTGTTCCGCCAGCGCGGCAAGCTGCGGCGCGTGTCGCTGGGAACCTCCCGCGACATCTCGCCTGCCACGGCTCGCCGCCTCGCGCGGGCGAAACTGGCAGAGGTGGCGCTGGATGGGTTGCCGACGCGCAAGAAGGCTCGCGCTGCACAGAAGAGCGATGTGCCGCTGCTGCGCGACTACGCCGAACGCTTCTGGGCTGACTATTCGCGACACTGGAAACCATCGACCCGAAAGCGCAACGAGAGCGCCATCTTCAAGGAAATTCTCGGAGCGTTCGGCGACCGGCGGATCGACGATCTGGCCAAGGGCGACATCCTGTTCTGGCGGGACAGCTTCGTCGAGCGGCCCGGCGTGTTCAACCGCACCTTGCCGGTGTTCTCCGTGATGATGGGCTATGCCGAACGCCTTGGCCTGCGCCCGCGCGGGTCCAATCCTTGCAAGGGCACGCCGCGTTACAAGCGCAAACCGATGGAGCGGTTTCTCTCGCCCCACGAATATTCGCGGCTTGCCACAGCTTTGCAGGACTACGAGGCAGAGCAGCCGCTCTATGTCGCGGCGATCCGTCTGCTGATATTCACCGGCGCACGATGCGGCGAGATCGAGCAGTTGCGATGGGAATGGGTGCAGGAACCGCGCTTAATGCTGCCGGACAGCAAGACCGGGGCGAAGATCGTCTACCTCAACCGGCAGGCTATCGAAGTAATCGCATCGCTCCCAGACCGGAAATCAACCGGCCTGCTGTTTCCTTCGTTCCGCAATCCCGACAAGCCGATTTCGCTGGGCATTCACTGGCCGAAGATCCGCAATCGCGCGGCTTTGCCGGATGTCCGGCTGCATGACCTGCGCCATAGCTTCGCCTCGGTCGCCATCCGCGACAACATCTCGCTGATGGTGATAGGCAAGCTGCTGGGCCACGCGCTGGCCGAAACGACAACCCGATATGCACACCTGTCCGACGAGATCGTCGCCGATGCTGCGGAGCGCGTATCTGGCTCAATTGCCCGCCTGATCGGAGTCGGGCAATGA
- the cobD gene encoding threonine-phosphate decarboxylase CobD: MSGELTRHGGRLDAARARFGGREQAWIDLSTGINPVPWPDAAACAADWATLPSPAALKALEEQAARYFGVDADHVCALPGSETGLRLLPQILPLPGVHIGPTYRTHSEIFPASRSCEADAALATPPGAILIANPNNPDGRIRSATKMRGLLARLEQQEGWLIVDEAFADTDPAISLATDIGTGRRLIIFRSFGKFFGLAGLRLGFVLAPPRIVRSYRALLGDWPLNAAALSIGTAAYTDGEWIERTRRQLPASAARLDDLLNKHGLTPIGACPLFRLIETGRASALFEGLARHAILTRPFDYAANWLRIGLPGDEAAWRRLDAALADG, from the coding sequence ATGAGCGGGGAACTGACCCGGCATGGCGGGCGGCTCGATGCCGCACGCGCACGTTTCGGCGGTCGCGAGCAAGCGTGGATCGATCTGTCGACCGGCATCAACCCCGTACCCTGGCCCGATGCCGCCGCATGTGCGGCAGACTGGGCAACACTGCCCTCGCCGGCCGCTCTGAAGGCGCTGGAGGAGCAGGCGGCGCGCTATTTCGGAGTGGATGCGGATCATGTCTGCGCGCTTCCCGGCAGCGAGACCGGCCTGCGCCTCCTGCCCCAGATACTGCCGCTTCCGGGCGTGCATATCGGCCCCACCTATCGCACCCATAGCGAGATATTTCCCGCTTCCCGCTCCTGCGAAGCAGACGCTGCGCTTGCGACCCCGCCGGGGGCCATCCTGATCGCCAACCCCAATAACCCCGATGGCCGAATCCGCTCCGCCACGAAAATGCGTGGCCTGCTCGCTCGCCTCGAGCAGCAGGAAGGCTGGCTGATCGTCGACGAGGCCTTTGCCGACACCGATCCCGCGATCAGCCTCGCGACCGATATCGGCACCGGACGACGCCTCATAATCTTCCGCTCTTTCGGCAAGTTCTTCGGCCTCGCCGGCCTCCGGCTTGGCTTCGTCCTAGCGCCGCCGCGCATCGTGCGAAGCTACCGCGCGCTGCTCGGCGACTGGCCGCTCAATGCCGCAGCGCTTTCCATCGGCACGGCCGCCTATACGGACGGGGAGTGGATCGAGCGCACACGCAGACAGCTTCCGGCAAGCGCGGCGCGCCTCGACGACCTGCTGAACAAACATGGCCTCACTCCGATCGGTGCATGTCCGCTGTTCCGCCTGATCGAGACGGGCCGCGCATCCGCGCTTTTCGAAGGCCTCGCCCGGCACGCGATCCTGACGCGGCCTTTCGACTATGCCGCCAACTGGTTGCGCATCGGCCTGCCCGGCGACGAGGCGGCCTGGCGGCGGCTGGACGCGGCGCTCGCCGATGGCTGA
- the cbiB gene encoding adenosylcobinamide-phosphate synthase CbiB, with product MAEPIALIALALDAAIGWPARLYVRIGHPVGGFAHILTACQRRWNRPQRPRATRLAGCVTLALVMLAGGGTAWLVERAIHVALGDAGWPLVALAAFPALAQRSLYAHVTPVLRALERGDAGSARVALSAIVGRDTEALDEAGIGRAAIESLAESFCDGVAAPLFWLLIFGLPGIWAYKAVNTADSLIGHPEPDRRAFGWASARMDDLANFLPARLCAPLLCLAGMGGWRILWRDRGKHASPNAGWPEAAMAGALGVRLAGPIHYGGVRADKDWIGEGRAPERHDIRRALSIYVRACALLWLIAGGIIWLG from the coding sequence ATGGCTGAGCCGATCGCTCTGATCGCACTCGCGCTCGATGCGGCGATCGGCTGGCCGGCGCGGCTTTACGTGCGGATCGGCCATCCCGTTGGCGGGTTCGCGCATATTCTGACGGCCTGCCAGCGCCGGTGGAACCGGCCGCAACGCCCGCGCGCCACAAGGCTCGCCGGATGCGTCACGCTCGCGCTCGTCATGCTGGCGGGCGGCGGCACGGCGTGGCTGGTCGAGCGCGCCATTCATGTCGCGCTTGGCGATGCCGGCTGGCCGCTGGTGGCACTCGCCGCTTTTCCCGCGCTCGCCCAGCGCAGCCTGTACGCGCATGTGACGCCCGTTCTCCGCGCGCTCGAACGCGGCGATGCGGGTTCCGCGCGTGTCGCCCTCTCCGCCATTGTCGGGCGCGATACCGAAGCGCTGGACGAAGCGGGCATCGGCCGTGCGGCGATCGAGAGCCTGGCCGAAAGCTTCTGCGACGGCGTGGCGGCGCCGCTATTCTGGCTGCTGATCTTCGGACTGCCCGGAATATGGGCGTACAAGGCAGTCAACACCGCCGACAGCCTGATCGGCCATCCCGAGCCCGACCGGCGCGCCTTCGGCTGGGCGTCGGCGCGGATGGACGACCTCGCCAATTTCCTGCCCGCCCGGCTCTGCGCGCCGCTGCTGTGTCTTGCGGGGATGGGCGGCTGGCGCATCCTGTGGCGTGACCGTGGCAAGCACGCCTCGCCCAATGCGGGCTGGCCCGAGGCGGCGATGGCGGGCGCGCTCGGCGTGCGGCTTGCGGGCCCGATACATTATGGCGGCGTGCGGGCGGACAAGGACTGGATCGGCGAGGGGCGCGCGCCCGAACGGCATGATATCCGCCGCGCGCTTTCGATCTATGTCCGGGCCTGCGCGCTGCTCTGGCTGATTGCGGGAGGCATTATATGGCTGGGCTGA
- a CDS encoding DUF1636 domain-containing protein → MLQAVAPGASVVVCSTCRHSPESREDAAGRRGGALLAEALRAVQAGEPRYAGIAIQDMPCLFACSAHCTVHVRAPGKVGYVMGRFAPDEGSARAILDYAAKHAESEEGQVRYGDWPEGVKGHFLVRVPPEGFVAT, encoded by the coding sequence ATGTTGCAGGCCGTCGCGCCCGGTGCCTCGGTCGTCGTCTGCTCGACCTGCCGCCACTCGCCCGAATCGCGCGAGGATGCGGCGGGACGGCGCGGCGGCGCGCTGCTGGCCGAGGCACTGCGCGCCGTGCAGGCAGGCGAGCCGCGCTATGCGGGCATCGCGATACAGGACATGCCGTGCCTGTTCGCCTGCAGCGCGCATTGCACGGTCCATGTCCGTGCGCCGGGCAAGGTCGGCTATGTCATGGGGAGGTTCGCGCCGGACGAAGGTTCGGCGCGGGCCATCCTCGATTACGCGGCGAAGCATGCCGAAAGCGAGGAAGGGCAGGTTCGCTATGGCGACTGGCCCGAAGGCGTGAAGGGGCATTTCCTCGTTCGCGTTCCGCCCGAAGGCTTCGTCGCAACATGA
- the cobU gene encoding bifunctional adenosylcobinamide kinase/adenosylcobinamide-phosphate guanylyltransferase, translating to MKSLLVLGGARSGKSRHAQGRVEALPGSLAFIATAQSFDAEMEARIQKHRADRSDRWHTIEAPFALADSIRAAATDHDAILVDCLTLWLSNCLLADHDLDTASEALQAAIAACPVPIALVANEVGLGIVPENALARRFRDEAGRLNQAVANAVEEAVFIAAGLPVTLKPARKQGRADANPAPCSMR from the coding sequence ATGAAATCGCTCCTCGTTCTGGGCGGCGCAAGATCGGGCAAGAGCCGCCATGCGCAGGGACGCGTCGAGGCGCTGCCCGGTTCGCTTGCCTTCATCGCGACGGCGCAATCCTTCGATGCCGAAATGGAAGCCCGAATCCAGAAACACCGCGCCGACAGATCGGATCGCTGGCACACGATCGAAGCGCCCTTCGCACTGGCCGACAGCATCAGGGCCGCAGCAACCGACCATGACGCAATACTGGTCGATTGCCTGACGCTCTGGCTGTCGAACTGCCTGCTGGCGGATCACGATCTCGACACGGCGAGCGAAGCGCTGCAGGCCGCGATCGCCGCCTGCCCGGTGCCGATTGCGCTGGTGGCGAACGAAGTCGGCCTTGGTATCGTACCGGAAAACGCCCTCGCCCGCCGGTTCCGCGACGAAGCCGGCCGCCTCAATCAAGCGGTGGCAAACGCGGTGGAAGAGGCCGTCTTCATTGCCGCGGGCCTGCCTGTCACCTTGAAACCGGCGCGCAAGCAAGGACGCGCGGACGCAAACCCCGCCCCCTGTTCAATGCGCTGA
- a CDS encoding response regulator has translation MRVLIIEDNARLARLTAEGLQRRGLSCDIAQTLALASDSLDVALFDLLILDLGMPDGDGLDWLRAERRRRDLPPALILTARDALEDRVAGLDAGGDDYVVKPFDLDELAARVRALLRRPGPRAPAILELGALSFDPGSRMAAVSGNALELSRREANLLELLMRRAGTVVRREAIEDALYSFDETVTPNAVEAVVSRLRRRLTVRRHAAEKNC, from the coding sequence ATGCGCGTGCTGATCATCGAGGACAATGCGCGGCTTGCCCGCCTGACGGCGGAGGGGCTGCAACGGCGTGGGCTTTCATGCGATATCGCGCAAACGCTGGCGCTGGCATCGGATTCGCTCGACGTGGCGCTGTTCGATTTGCTGATCCTCGATCTCGGCATGCCCGACGGCGACGGCCTCGACTGGCTGCGCGCCGAACGACGCAGGCGCGATTTGCCGCCCGCGCTGATCCTGACCGCGCGCGACGCTCTGGAAGACCGCGTCGCCGGGCTCGATGCCGGTGGCGATGACTATGTCGTCAAACCCTTCGATCTGGACGAGCTCGCCGCGCGGGTCCGCGCGCTGCTGCGCCGTCCGGGCCCGCGCGCGCCTGCCATACTCGAACTCGGCGCGCTCAGCTTCGACCCGGGCAGCCGCATGGCAGCGGTCTCCGGCAACGCGCTGGAGTTGTCCCGACGCGAGGCCAATCTGCTCGAACTGCTGATGCGTCGCGCGGGGACGGTGGTTCGCCGCGAGGCGATCGAGGACGCGCTCTACAGTTTCGACGAAACGGTAACCCCCAACGCAGTCGAGGCAGTGGTGTCGCGCCTGCGCCGCAGGCTCACCGTACGCCGCCATGCGGCAGAAAAGAATTGTTAA
- a CDS encoding cobyric acid synthase encodes MAGLMLQGTGSDVGKSVLTAGLCRALSNRGLRVLPFKPQNMSNNAAVTADGGEIGRAQALQAVAARVEPHSDMNPVLLKPQADRSAQLIVHGRMRGTLGTSSFREARRSLLGEVMDSYRRLESRCDIVLVEGAGSPAEINLRAGDIANMGFARAADVPVLLIGDIDRGGVIASVVGSRAVLDPEDAAMIQGFLINKFRGDPALFADGYAEIERQSGWRGYGLVPWLSASARLPSEDAVRLERGEARGGGPVLIACPILPRISNFDDLDPLKLEPDVALAMIPPGAPIPAEAALVILPGSKATIADMRAMRMEGWDIDILAHHRRGGAVLGLCGGYQMLGRRISDPSGIEGAPDSCAGLALLDVETRLGDEKALQPVAGDALGAEFRGYEMHVGTTTGPGCARPFATFRDGRPDGAISPDGRVMGSYCHGLLASTAFRQALLARIGVAGGEEDYAHSVDAALDEIAVQLERHVDIDAMLELAWGATA; translated from the coding sequence ATGGCTGGGCTGATGCTGCAGGGGACCGGCTCCGATGTCGGCAAATCGGTGCTGACCGCCGGGCTGTGCCGCGCGCTTTCCAATCGCGGGCTGCGCGTCCTGCCGTTCAAGCCGCAGAACATGTCGAACAACGCCGCCGTCACCGCCGACGGCGGCGAGATCGGCCGGGCGCAGGCATTGCAGGCGGTGGCCGCGCGGGTCGAACCGCACAGCGACATGAATCCCGTCCTCCTGAAACCACAGGCAGACCGAAGCGCGCAGCTGATCGTCCACGGCCGGATGCGCGGAACGCTGGGCACTTCCAGTTTCCGCGAGGCGCGGCGCAGTCTGCTGGGCGAAGTGATGGACAGCTATCGCCGGCTTGAGAGCCGCTGCGATATCGTGCTGGTCGAAGGCGCCGGCTCTCCCGCCGAAATCAATCTGCGCGCGGGCGACATCGCGAATATGGGCTTTGCCCGCGCCGCCGATGTGCCCGTGCTGCTGATCGGCGATATCGACCGGGGCGGCGTGATCGCATCGGTGGTCGGCTCCCGCGCGGTGCTCGATCCCGAAGACGCCGCCATGATCCAGGGATTTCTGATCAACAAGTTCCGCGGCGATCCGGCGCTGTTCGCCGACGGCTATGCCGAGATCGAGCGGCAAAGCGGCTGGCGTGGCTACGGCCTCGTTCCCTGGCTGAGCGCAAGCGCGCGCCTGCCCAGCGAAGATGCCGTGCGGCTGGAACGCGGCGAAGCGCGCGGCGGCGGGCCGGTGCTGATCGCCTGCCCGATTCTGCCGCGCATATCCAATTTCGACGACCTCGATCCGCTGAAGCTGGAGCCGGATGTCGCGCTCGCCATGATACCGCCGGGTGCGCCGATACCGGCCGAGGCGGCGCTGGTGATCCTGCCGGGATCGAAGGCGACGATTGCCGACATGCGCGCCATGCGCATGGAAGGATGGGACATCGACATCCTTGCGCATCATCGGCGCGGCGGCGCGGTGCTGGGACTTTGCGGCGGCTATCAGATGCTGGGAAGGCGCATTTCCGATCCATCAGGCATCGAAGGCGCACCGGATTCGTGCGCGGGCCTGGCACTGCTCGATGTCGAAACGCGTCTCGGCGACGAAAAGGCATTGCAGCCAGTGGCGGGCGACGCGCTCGGTGCGGAATTCCGCGGCTATGAAATGCATGTCGGGACCACCACGGGCCCGGGCTGCGCGCGTCCCTTCGCCACATTCCGCGACGGAAGGCCGGACGGCGCGATCAGCCCGGATGGTCGGGTCATGGGAAGCTATTGCCACGGCCTGCTGGCGTCGACCGCGTTCCGGCAGGCTCTGCTCGCACGGATCGGTGTCGCCGGCGGGGAAGAGGATTATGCGCATTCGGTCGACGCCGCATTGGACGAGATCGCCGTGCAGCTCGAACGGCATGTCGATATCGACGCGATGCTCGAACTGGCATGGGGAGCGACGGCATGA
- a CDS encoding TonB-dependent receptor: MPNYRFRHICSASALALAATLSCAPAFAQDSGRGDDAAHGADAAEDAEIIVTALRQPVAVDRVASSVTILDEAEIEREQPIAISDALVRTPGISMTRNGGYGAATSLKIRGASTEQTVLVIDGMRLSDPASTGGGYNFANLLTGDAARIEILRGPQSILWGSDAIGGVVNIVTRRPEKALEGDFDIEAGSRETVNARAGIGGSSNLVDWRLAASRFTTEGISAKAEGTEKDGYRRSGASGSIDVHLAENITLDLRGYYADARNEFDGSAGDTPAYGETEEYTVYAGLRFDLLGGRFTNRVAILDSATDRQNYDPSRAVRSLSFDAKGDTRRYEYQGRLTLRPGWDISFGAEREEQDIESGSPGDNAQPYPIIDNDAAINSLYAQLRVTPVKPLTLSAGARYDDHSRFGDNVVFSAGAVFAPWDGNTVLRASYDEGFKAPSLYQLFSQYGSAALQPEKADGWEAGIEQALLDRRVRLSATYFERNTDNLIDFAYCPSTTPLPAECFIPGTATERFGYYANVNQSRARGIELSGAARFGGVFVSGNYSWIESEDASGGATDGMQLARVPKHLANARIGYETGFGLSVDVAVRYSGESFDRLSSTAAVLDDYWLTDIRAEYDITPEFSLYGRVENVFDEDYETAGGYGTLGRSVYLGIRGSF, from the coding sequence ATGCCCAATTATCGTTTTCGCCACATTTGTTCCGCTTCCGCTCTCGCCCTCGCCGCAACGCTGTCCTGCGCGCCTGCATTCGCGCAGGACAGTGGCCGGGGCGACGATGCGGCTCACGGCGCAGACGCTGCCGAGGATGCGGAGATCATTGTCACGGCACTGCGCCAGCCGGTCGCGGTGGACCGGGTCGCATCCAGCGTCACGATTCTCGACGAAGCGGAAATCGAGCGCGAGCAGCCGATCGCGATCAGCGACGCGCTGGTCCGCACCCCGGGCATCAGCATGACGCGCAACGGCGGCTATGGCGCCGCGACGTCGCTCAAGATACGCGGCGCCAGCACCGAGCAGACCGTGCTCGTCATCGACGGGATGCGCCTGTCCGATCCGGCATCGACCGGCGGCGGATACAACTTCGCCAATCTGCTGACCGGCGACGCCGCGCGGATCGAGATACTGCGCGGCCCGCAGTCGATCCTGTGGGGCAGCGACGCGATCGGAGGCGTCGTCAACATCGTCACCAGACGGCCCGAAAAGGCGCTGGAGGGCGATTTCGACATCGAAGCGGGATCGCGCGAGACGGTCAATGCCCGCGCCGGCATCGGCGGCAGCAGCAACCTGGTCGACTGGCGCCTGGCCGCGTCGCGCTTCACGACCGAAGGCATTTCCGCCAAGGCCGAGGGCACCGAGAAGGACGGCTATCGGCGGAGCGGCGCCAGCGGATCGATCGACGTCCACCTGGCCGAAAACATCACGCTCGACCTGCGCGGCTATTATGCCGATGCGCGGAACGAATTCGACGGCTCTGCCGGGGACACGCCGGCCTATGGCGAGACGGAGGAATATACCGTCTATGCCGGCCTGCGCTTTGATCTGCTCGGCGGCAGGTTCACGAACCGGGTGGCGATACTGGACAGCGCCACCGATCGGCAGAACTACGATCCCTCGCGCGCCGTCCGTTCGCTCAGCTTCGACGCCAAGGGCGACACCCGCCGCTACGAATATCAGGGCAGGCTGACGCTGCGGCCCGGATGGGACATCAGCTTCGGCGCCGAGCGCGAGGAGCAGGATATCGAAAGCGGCTCTCCCGGCGACAACGCCCAGCCCTATCCGATCATCGACAACGACGCCGCCATCAACAGCCTTTATGCGCAGCTTCGCGTTACGCCGGTGAAACCGCTGACGCTGAGCGCGGGCGCGCGCTATGACGATCATTCGCGGTTCGGCGACAATGTGGTGTTCAGCGCCGGAGCGGTCTTCGCGCCCTGGGACGGCAACACCGTGCTGCGCGCAAGCTATGACGAAGGTTTCAAGGCGCCATCGCTCTATCAGCTGTTCAGCCAATATGGCTCGGCCGCGCTGCAGCCCGAGAAGGCCGATGGCTGGGAAGCAGGCATCGAACAGGCGCTGCTCGATCGTCGGGTGCGCCTGTCGGCCACCTATTTCGAACGCAATACCGATAATCTCATCGACTTTGCCTATTGCCCCTCAACGACGCCGCTGCCCGCCGAATGCTTCATCCCGGGTACGGCCACCGAACGGTTCGGCTATTATGCGAACGTCAATCAAAGCCGGGCGCGCGGTATCGAGCTTTCGGGCGCCGCCCGGTTCGGCGGGGTCTTCGTCAGCGGCAATTACAGCTGGATCGAATCGGAGGATGCTTCCGGCGGCGCGACCGACGGGATGCAGCTTGCCCGTGTGCCCAAACATCTCGCCAATGCCCGGATCGGATATGAAACCGGCTTCGGTCTCAGCGTCGATGTCGCGGTGCGCTATTCGGGCGAAAGCTTCGACCGGCTTTCGAGCACCGCCGCCGTGCTGGACGATTACTGGCTGACCGACATTCGCGCCGAATATGACATCACGCCCGAGTTCAGCCTCTATGGCCGGGTCGAGAATGTCTTCGACGAGGACTATGAGACGGCGGGCGGTTACGGCACGCTGGGCCGCAGCGTCTATCTCGGCATCCGGGGCAGCTTCTGA
- the cobT gene encoding nicotinate-nucleotide--dimethylbenzimidazole phosphoribosyltransferase — MTGFATRAAFEAALADLPPPDAAIVAQARERQAQLTKPAGSLGRLEEIAIFMAGWQRRVRPRLETVQAIVFAGEHGVATRGVSAFPPEVTRQMVANFNAGGAAINALSRACGAALSVVDLTGDGPSGDITEAPAMDEAECLAALSAGANAVNTQADLLLVGEMGIGNTTPASAICAQGQAESAGAWIGRGTGIDAEGLNRKRQAVDAALRLHGPHCASPFETLRRLGGREIAAMAGAILTARQRRIPVLLDGFICCAAIAPLQCADPAFTDHCLAGHCSDEHAHGMLLDRLGLRPLLRLDMRLGEGTGAAVAVQIVRSALAAHNEMATFAEAAVSGAR, encoded by the coding sequence ATGACCGGCTTCGCTACCCGGGCGGCGTTCGAGGCCGCGCTCGCCGACCTCCCCCCTCCCGATGCCGCCATCGTCGCGCAAGCGCGCGAGCGGCAGGCGCAGCTCACCAAGCCCGCCGGCTCGCTCGGTCGGCTGGAGGAGATCGCGATCTTCATGGCGGGATGGCAGCGCCGCGTCCGGCCGAGGCTGGAGACGGTGCAGGCCATCGTCTTTGCCGGAGAGCATGGCGTGGCGACACGCGGCGTCAGCGCCTTTCCGCCCGAAGTGACGCGCCAGATGGTGGCGAATTTCAACGCGGGCGGTGCGGCGATCAATGCGCTCAGCCGTGCTTGCGGCGCCGCGCTTTCGGTCGTCGACCTTACTGGCGATGGCCCCAGCGGCGACATCACCGAAGCTCCGGCGATGGACGAGGCCGAATGCCTTGCCGCGCTGTCCGCCGGCGCAAACGCCGTCAATACACAGGCCGATCTGTTGCTCGTCGGGGAAATGGGCATCGGCAACACCACCCCCGCCTCGGCAATCTGCGCGCAAGGCCAGGCCGAAAGCGCCGGCGCATGGATCGGCCGCGGCACCGGAATCGATGCGGAAGGGCTGAACCGCAAGCGGCAGGCCGTCGATGCCGCGCTACGCCTGCACGGGCCGCACTGCGCATCGCCCTTCGAAACGCTGCGCCGGCTGGGCGGACGCGAAATCGCGGCAATGGCGGGCGCGATCCTGACCGCGCGGCAAAGGCGCATTCCGGTCCTTCTCGACGGCTTCATCTGCTGTGCGGCGATCGCGCCCCTGCAATGCGCCGATCCGGCGTTTACCGACCATTGCCTTGCCGGACATTGTTCCGACGAGCATGCGCACGGCATGCTGCTCGACCGGCTGGGCCTGCGGCCGCTGCTCCGGCTCGACATGCGACTCGGCGAAGGCACGGGTGCGGCAGTCGCCGTGCAGATCGTCCGGTCGGCGCTGGCCGCGCACAACGAGATGGCGACCTTTGCCGAAGCGGCGGTTTCGGGCGCGAGATGA